Genomic DNA from Nymphalis io chromosome 5, ilAglIoxx1.1, whole genome shotgun sequence:
CGACCCGCTCGGCATCTCCACGGGCGACCCGGCGGCCAGCGCGCACTGGCACGGCGGCCTGCGGGCCTTCGCCGGCGAGGTGGTCATTAGGCAACACGTGCGATTCGGTATGCCCACGACTATTGCGCTTCTCGGGACTGGCTTGCTGGTAGCCCTGCACCGCGGCCGCACTCGCCGTCTCCTTATGAATATTATGGCCCAGTTAGTCGATTCGATGCgaagctttttaaatttaaggccTTCCGAGGCGAGCTGGAATTGCCAATTGCCTGGAAATGCCTGATGGGTAGGTGGTCACCGCTTCAGAGACATTAatgctgtaagaaatactaagtaTTCCTTACGTCTTTACTATCATTGCACCGTCAACCATGGGATGGGTCGCCATccactaagatgatatgtcccttgtgcttctAATTGTACTCGCTCATTCGCCCTTTAAACCAGATACAGCTATTCAGATTATTGATGTTCGATTCATTGGTTATTGGGGGATAAATATTTAGACTGGCTGGCAAAAAGCACATCGTACTAGTATTCCATCGTCTTTGCACTTTAAGCTTGTAACTAAAGTAATTCATTGTACAATCGGTGATAAATTAATGGTTGGATTTCTTGTAAGATTTGTTTAAATTGGTTTGGGGTATTGTCGTTTTAGTGACAATCTTTAATAAGTAGTAACTTATAAATGGAATGTCGTCGAAGTTTCTGGAACTGTTCATTTAAAAAGTTCGGTAGTTTTGGTCGTTAGTGTTTTAGTAAGACGCTTTTACAATGGTGCGCGGGTTTTACTTCAACGTATGAAGTATATTATTTCGGTGTTGGTTAATTATTCTCCTCCTCTGGATatcttttatagaataagacATATATGACTAATCGGctttatatgtacattatttggCATTATATAAGCTTACATACGAGGTatcttatttgtttgttatcttTCAACATTTATTTGTCGTTATGGCAAACTACCAAGACATTTTGCGTCGCAAAAAGTATCCATAACGATACGTTAAAAAATAGAAAGATGCGCCTAAACGCTGGGGTACGCTAAtacgaaaacaaaatatttacaacccacttaaaaaaatgttttaaagtaaattaaatgtaactattattgttttgccACCAGTAACCAAAAGCTTAGTTGTAATTTCAACTCAATCCTCAACGTATTGTGACACTTGTTTAAAAGTAACGTTATTATAACtaagacatttaattaaattgcattaaaaaaatctttaccgATTTAAAAATATGGAAGTTCTCGATTCGGCttgttttcttttaacaattatatatttgttatttattaatcttcatgtaagtttattattaatggttAATTTGAGACTAGCTTTTTGACGTTCGGTCTTTATACTAAAACATATTGTTATTCTGTGGCTCTGTCTTCGCTTTATAGTCTGTAATATTAATTCAACAGATACGAAGAGTATTATATAGTTGTGAACAACACGCCGTCGGCGATCATATTCCTTTACTAGAATATTTCTTTGTATACAGATAACATTGGTATTAATtgctataattaatttatggtaTTTGTAATGAGGAAAAGAGTACGTAGTATTACTTATCTCTCACAAGAGATCGCTGCCAGAAATCGTAGACATGAAGTTATTTACATAACATGTTATACAGGTACATGTATGTGCTGCATAAATGCATAGTTAAGCAGGTACATTTATGTACAATTACTGAGATTGGTTAATTGTTTCATTGTATATCACGATGAGTAATAAATTCATTACTCATTTATTATCGTGTTTATATTAGAAGGACCAGCTagttaatgtcccaccgctggacaAAAGCTTCGGCTccggagaaggttaggagctgaTTCCACCATTCGGTTTTAACGTGGATCGGttaatacacatgtgacagatgaatgttttctcacgatgttttttttttctccgccgagcacgagattaagattgatttgaacccacaatcttcgattaagattcacttgtTCGAGCCACTGGGCTATAACGACCGTTCgagtgtttatattaataaagttgttATGACAATAGTTTACTGAAAAATTACACGGATTGCAATTGAAAGTGTAGAATATGAACATGCTGACATTTGTAAATATGCACATTtgcctttatatattgtaaagacAAGGACATATACATTTCGATATAGAcatatatctattatttaattcacGCATAGGTGTTAATTGTAAACAATatcaataattcatttattgctATCTCGTAACTAGAATTATATCAGATTTCACTGTAAGCGTTTTAAATATAGACGTAGCAATTACAGCGTAtcgtatgtaattttattatttattaataacccGATAACGGTGTTTCGATTTTAGTTctcttgtatgtatgtatgtatgttcattatattctatttagtTACTAacggcctcacttataaacgttgcttagcgagaGATGAGTTGAACaatactgttattataatatctccttctctcgaatgtcaaatcgataatgacagaaagagatgaatcagtgtttaactaaacaacctcTAAGCGACATTTGTAAGTAAGGTAAGTTTTCAGTCATATTTTACGTGGTAGTTTTCGCGTGGTAGAGGGtcattactataattatatataaataatatataatattatatctttatgtaGTCGgattttagtgatttctttataaatatgaacgTATATGTTTCAAAATGTAgttttcttgtttaatttatttatgttatgatgTTTATAATATCGTAACTTATTGTTCGTTGAGCACAACATTAACCGCAATCACTTTGTAGCACTCGATAGTGTTCGTCGTGTTCACACGAATCGTTGCAACATTGTTGAGTAATGAAAGTTGTAGACaccgtatttattatttcacattTTTAGTTTCTAAGTAATTCAATGTAAAAGTAGATAGATActtagattataatttataattttaggaaGAAGGACTCCATTTTtcagtcataattatatttaattaatatttcatataatgattatatatttttttgataatgctatgtatatttatataatgtatttttagtttaatcttACTTTACGCTTTTTatctatgattttaaaataactacttaACCGAGGGTTACGCAGTTCTTTTGGCATACCttcttaacaaataaaaaactaaaaacagaTCCGAGGACACCATATAGCGAAACTCGACCCGTTGGATATAGCAAACTACAAATTACCGGCCGGTAAAAATCCTCGGGAGGTCATTCACAACAGCTACAGGTTCGGTAAGGAGACCGCACACCCTGGCCGCTCGACGTAGCCGAACGGGTAGTTATGGCGACGTAGTAAAACGAAATACAAGCGATCAGCTACgaaattatacaaaagaaatataatatttttacattttatttgcatttttttatgatattatattttttgttcgttATTTACGAGACTACGCCATAACTACAGTCGAAGTGTCGTAAAGCACAAGTCCTCGGCGCGCACTTTACTCTCACTTTTCCATATCTGCATGTTCACGTTGTCTAAATATAATAGCCGGAATGTTTATAACGTGCATGACCGCATACGATATATGCAtgttcatatattatgtattattgatATGTAAAcacatattgtattatatatttatatccacCGATACTCATACATTGTTGGAGTTAAAGAAAAGATTGGGGTGACCTTCAATGATAAATTTACATCACCGATCCTGGATCGCAGCCAATAGCATATTTCGACACGCATCGTGCATCTGTACCGTAGGAATGAAAAAAATGCCTAATTAATTTGGCCGATGTTATGTAGGGTCAACATAATACGTGTGCATATTTCATTatgatatgtttattattattaattcgaaaACTTAGACCACGGCTTGATATTCTCGCTGGTTTGGGATGGTTCGTTAGGAAAATTGTGTAGATATGTAATATCTGGATGTCACGGTCGGTTTCATGCCATTGAATGTATGACGCTAGTAAAGGGATATGATAGTAACATTGCAATTTgcttttttatgtgcttatccttgtatgtagattttttaaatttttaattgaagtaatttttttaacttttaattggtGATATTTCTTGCCTGAGTAATATTTCCAATCGTTATCCGGACATTCGTATTCTTATAAAACACTTGTACTTTTAGATGAAGCCGATATGGATAGGGTGTTCAAGTTACCCTCCACCACGTTTATTGGTGAAAAGGAGAAAGCATTACCCCTGAGgtgaatattaaattgttaattaaatcttttatagCCGTAGCAATGTGATATTTCTGTATACCCGTAAgacgggtgagtgagctagttgCATCTACAGGATTAAGGGACATCATGTCTTACACCTGATGTTGCTTCGATGCCCATTGCTCGATtgcctttataaaataaatatacatatttttttattcccgTGTATTTAGTAATGTAGACAGACCActttgtacagtaacagtaacagcctgttaatgtcccactgctgggctaaggcctcctctcccttttgaggagaaggtttggagcttattccaccacgctgctccaatgcgggttggtagaatacacatgtggcagaatttcaatgaaattggacacattcaggtttcctcacgatgttttccttcaccgttaagcacgacatgtattataaacacaaattacttaccaccattataattatagacCACTTtgtatacaaacaataataattactattttcattTGCAGTTAACTAGCGTTTCTTTGCTATCTAAAGTTTCGGCCTCAGTTTTGAATTACCTCTATGGTTTTTCTCAACATAAATGATCTTGAATAACGAAACAGCGATAAGAATTGGGCTCCAATTGCAAACGTGAAtaacttatgttttaattaacattgttttttaatgtttatattttagagAGATCCTGAATCGTCTCGAAGAGGCGTACTGCAATAACATTGGTATAGAGTTCATGTTCATTAATTCTCTGGAGCAATGTAACTGGATCAGACAGCGAATGGAACCCCCTAACGTGACCAAGATGAGCCCCGACCAGAAGAGATTGATACTTGCTCGTCTCACGAGATCTACTGGGTGAGTACAACTAATGTGGAATGCATACTTCTTATTAAAAgaaccatttaaaaataaagtgcaGTAGTGGCCttcaaatgtcccactgctgggtgcCGTGAGAAGTATTTTCTTCTTAGAAAGGAATCTTTTATGCTTATTCCACAATACTTCTTCACAGCAAATTGATGGACAAAAATGTAGCAGAATTGTATCAGATATAAGCAGAATAATGGATTCGGGCAAGATCCACTTATTCTGTCAAGTGGGCTGTCGTGTctcgtatttaaaataatgtatctaATGTAGTAATTACAGATGTCTACATGTAGTAGTTTTTAGTTCAATAGAAATGaaaggaatatatattataaataaataaaagagaaataataaatagggAAGTGCTTAAattgtagataaaaatatatgtctgtTTATTGCAATTCAGTTGGAAGTAATCTTATCTAATACAATACCAGCGatgataaagttttatttcattgacATTGCTGTGATTGATAACTCTCTCTATGTCTTATCCAAGTTGATCCCGCTTTCACACAGATTTAAACtgaataataagaaaactaatttgaaaattaaatctgACTGAAAGTCTTAACCAGCTCGACAATGTTTGTAACATGCTCTGGAAACTAGATTCAGGATGTCAGGATTCCTGCTTCTAAAACAAACTTTGTGCTTATTTAACTTTACACTTAGAATAAATTTGACATTACAGTAGATAAcacttaaataaatgttttaatcctCGATAGATTCGAGAACTTCCTTGCAAAGAAATGGTCGTCCGAGAAGCGTTTCGGCTTAGAGGGCTGCGAGATCTTGATTCCTGCCATGAAACAAGTCATCGACACGTCCACGCGACTCGGCGTCGAGTCCATCATCATGGGAATGCCCCACAGGGGTCGGTATTATACACTCAATGTCATGGTTATGTTTCTAATGTTTATTGTTTGGTCATTTATAGGTGGCTTTTAGAGTaggtacttattataatttacttattacactttgttatatatttatttaattttgttagagATTTTTACATAAGAAACTActaaaaaaacgtaatataaaattaaaatatgtacagaGTAATGCTAAATCATTCGAAAGTCAACACAATTTGTTATCGATTTAACAGTAGAATCAGGAGGTACTGCAATAAACCTCGCTCCACCTTCCAGGTCGCCTGAACGTGCTGGCCAACGTGTGCCGCAAGCCGCTGCACCAGCTGTTCACGCAGTTCGCCGGGCTCGAGGCCGAGGACGACGTGAGTAGCCGCCGGTCGGTCGCGCCCGCAGTGCGCGTAGAGGGTAACGCGTGTGTGCTCGCAGGGCTCCGGCGACGTGAAGTACCACCTGGGCACGTACATCGAGCGCCTCAACCGCGTGACCAACAAGAACATCCGGCTGGCCGTGTGCGCCAACCCGTCGCACCTGGAGGCCGTCGACCCCGTGGTGCAGGGCAAGACGCGCGCCGAGCAGTTCTACCGCGGCGACAACGAGGGCAAGAAGGTCATGTCCATCCTGCTGCACGGGGACGCCGCCTTCGCGGGCCAGGGCGTCGTGTTCGAGACCATGCACCTGTCCGACCTGCCCGCCTACACCACGCACGGCACGGTGCACATCGTGGTCAACAACCAGATCGGCTTCACCACCGACCCGCGCCACAgccgctcgtccgcctactgcACGGACGTGGCGCGCGTGGTCAACGCCCCCATCTTCCACGTGAACGGCGACAGCCCCGAGGCCGTCATGCACGTGTGCAACGTGGCCGCCGAGTGGCGCGCCACCTTCCACAAGGACGTGGTCATCGACATCGTCAGCTACCGCCGCAACGGCCACAACGAGGTGGACGAGCCCATGTTCACGCAGCCGCTCATGTACCAGAAGATTCGCAACACCAAGCCCGTGCTGGAGATCTACGCCGACCGCCTCATCGCGGAGGGCGTGGTCACCGCCGAGGAGGTCAAGGACGTCAAGGACAAATACGAGAAGATCTGCGAGGACGCCTACAACCAGGCCAAGCAGGAGACGCACATCAAGTACAAGGACTGGCTCGACTCGCCCTGGTCCGGCTTCTTCGAGGGCAAGGACCCGCTCAAGGTTATTGGAGTGCTTTGACTGCTATTACTAGTACCGGCTCCTATATCCAAATGTATAATGAGCGACTTCGTTCCCAGATGTCCCCCACTGGCGTGGTCGAGGAGACGCTGGTCCACATCGGCAAGCGCTTCTCGTCGCCACCCCCTAACGCGGCCGAGTTCGAGATCCACAAGGGCTTGCTGCGTATCCTCAAAGCTCGCATGGAAATGGTCGAGAATCGTACCGTGGACTGGGCCCTGGCCGAGGCTATGGCGTTCGGGTCGCTCCTGAAGGAGGGCATCCACGTGCGTCTGTCCGGAGAGGACGTCGAAAGAGGAACTTTCTCACACAGGTAGTATATTTCCATTACCtgtttaaatgtatgtaagaaAGGCAGTCGAATAAACGGGCAATTAGATACCGATTAGAATCTCGTGCCCGTAATGTATCATTGCAAATATATAGTGTATTTAATATCTTTCTttgccgattggcgtggttggtagatgacCTGCCTGTCACGTCGACAGGATagccatttgtgtgcatgaacatgtctgtttgtcctgagtctgggtgtaattgtctatataagtatgtatttacaaaagaaaagtaatatatggagtatatcagttgtctggtttccatagaacaagctctgctaaatttgggatcagattcaGGCCGTGTGTgagtaatgtcccaggatattattaatattatttctcgtCTCTGCCGCAGGCATCACGTGCTCCACCACCAGAAGGTGGACAAGGCGACGTACTGCCCGCTGGCGCACCTGTACCCCGACCAGGCCCCGTACACCGTGTGCAACAGCTCGCTGTCGGAGTACGGTACGTGTGCGcgtgtgcgtgcgtgcgtgcgcgTGTGCGGGCGCGGAGTACAGCTGGCGTGTTGCAGGCGTGCTGGGCTTCGAGGTGGGCTACTCGGTGACCAACCCCAACGCGCTGGTGCTGTGGGAGGCGCAGTTCGGCGACTTCAACAACGTGGCGCAGTGCATCATCGACCAGTTCATCTCCAGCGGGCAGGCCAAGTGGGTGCGCCAGTCCGGCATCGTGCTGCTGCAGCCGCACGGCATGGAGGGCATGGTAACTGACTTCGTCATCTTTTCCGGAAATTGGgctatatattcatattttataattactatttcgTACTCAAATGGAACTTTTGAGGTATTAGTGTGGTCTACCTGACCAAATCATAAGAAATCTGTCGATTAAATGCATTACTTAATCGTCTTTAATTTGACTTAAATCCGAATGGTCATTGGTCGATGCGTTCAGACTGAATTCAAATGAGTCACTTTGCCTTTTGAACTTCGATCACGTTATAAAGAACTGGAGGATAGCGAAAAGAAGCGAGTACTGATGTGTTGTGCGTGTTGCGACAGGGGCCCGAACACTCGTCGGCGCGCCTGGAGCGCTTCCTGCAGATGAGCTCCGACGACCCAGACTACATGCCGCCCGAGAGCCCCGACTACGAGGGTACGTATCTGCCGACCGCTCCCCCTCCCGTGCCGCGCGCCGCTAACCGTGTCCGCCCGCAGTGCGCCAGCTGCACGACTGCAACTGGGTGGTGGCCAACTGCTCAACGCCCGCGTCGCTGTTCCACATCCTGCGGCGCCAGATCGCGCTGCCCTTCCGCAAGCCGCTCATCCTCATGACGCCCAAGTCGCTGCTGCGCCACCCCGAGTGCAAGTCGTCCTTCGACGAGATGCGCGACGGAACGTCTTTCAAGAGGTGGGTGCCGGAGGaggaaataatttttgaaacgGCTCGCTGTGAATACGTGATGACGATAACCGAGTGTCGCGCAGACTGATCCCGGAGGCGGGCCCGGCGGCCGACAACGCGGCGCAGGTGCGCAAGGTGGCGTTCTGCTCGGGCCGCGTGTACTACGACCTGCTCAAGCACCGCCGCGACCGCGGCCTCGAGAAGGACATCGCCATCGTCAGGTGAGTCGTTGTTTATTATGCGCCTCTTGGCTGTATACAGGTTTACCTTTGCCTGGGAATTAATTCAATGAATTTTCTATGTTCAAACGCTAGATGTCGTCTTCTGTGTCATGCGTTTTTTCTGGAACGAATGAATTGTTCGAGTTAAACTAGACGTATcttgttttgatattttattatatagtaccgtggacatttatacttatttttgcTCGTGTCGTCCCGTAGATTGGAGCAAATCTCGCCGTTCCCGTATGACCTGATCAAGGCGGAGATCGCCAAGTACCCGAACGCGCAGCTGGTGTGGAGCCAGGAGGAGCACAAGAACATGGGCGCCTGGAGCTACGTCGAGCCGCGCTTCCGCACGCTGCTGCAGAACCAGAAGCAGATCAGGTCTCACTCTCAATCTCTTTCAGTCAAACACAATGAATTCCACTCCCTCTCGGCCGATCCCGCAGTGCGAGCAGGAATCGTAGATCGTAACCGTTTTGACATTACGTGCGCTACCGCTACCCGCTCGAATGAATATCAGGCAGTCTTTCGTTAGGAAATTAAAATTGTCCGAGTTGTACTACCTTTGAACGACATTCACGTAACGCAAAAATAACTGATTGAATTCGAACCGGTAGTTCCCGAGATGAGCGCGCTTAACTACAAATTCgccaagtttataatatataaataataattaaatgtaattttgaagCGTAACGAAGTTCACTGAGTAGCGTTTAGCTACACACGTGTGTTTGTATACGCGACAGACCGCGAACACAAAAGGTGCGGCGCGACGTCTGGAACCGGCGACTAGGATTGTGATCTATATACATGCACTTGTTGAACGTTCAAGCATTGTTCCGTGAAAACGtatcgtttatttaaaattaaaaacattcgcTAATAGCCGTTTCAAAAAcgtttaatatactttatatcgctttttttaaaatattcaa
This window encodes:
- the LOC126768781 gene encoding 2-oxoglutarate dehydrogenase complex component E1 isoform X3 produces the protein MHRARVILQASNKIGNSERFASWLLNKPQAAAVTVQANRLKSSTAAEPFLNGSSSAYVETMYNAWLTDPNSVHASWDAFFRNATNGAQPGVAYTPPPNLAPYSKNEVPLTSLVPASGGMPSIAAGSPINEKIIDDHLAVQAIIRSYQIRGHHIAKLDPLDIANYKLPAGKNPREVIHNSYRFDEADMDRVFKLPSTTFIGEKEKALPLREILNRLEEAYCNNIGIEFMFINSLEQCNWIRQRMEPPNVTKMSPDQKRLILARLTRSTGFENFLAKKWSSEKRFGLEGCEILIPAMKQVIDTSTRLGVESIIMGMPHRGRLNVLANVCRKPLHQLFTQFAGLEAEDDGSGDVKYHLGTYIERLNRVTNKNIRLAVCANPSHLEAVDPVVQGKTRAEQFYRGDNEGKKVMSILLHGDAAFAGQGVVFETMHLSDLPAYTTHGTVHIVVNNQIGFTTDPRHSRSSAYCTDVARVVNAPIFHVNGDSPEAVMHVCNVAAEWRATFHKDVVIDIVSYRRNGHNEVDEPMFTQPLMYQKIRNTKPVLEIYADRLIAEGVVTAEEVKDVKDKYEKICEDAYNQAKQETHIKYKDWLDSPWSGFFEGKDPLKMSPTGVVEETLVHIGKRFSSPPPNAAEFEIHKGLLRILKARMEMVENRTVDWALAEAMAFGSLLKEGIHVRLSGEDVERGTFSHRHHVLHHQKVDKATYCPLAHLYPDQAPYTVCNSSLSEYGVLGFEVGYSVTNPNALVLWEAQFGDFNNVAQCIIDQFISSGQAKWVRQSGIVLLQPHGMEGMGPEHSSARLERFLQMSSDDPDYMPPESPDYEVRQLHDCNWVVANCSTPASLFHILRRQIALPFRKPLILMTPKSLLRHPECKSSFDEMRDGTSFKRLIPEAGPAADNAAQVRKVAFCSGRVYYDLLKHRRDRGLEKDIAIVRLEQISPFPYDLIKAEIAKYPNAQLVWSQEEHKNMGAWSYVEPRFRTLLQNQKQISYNGRATAASPATGSKAAHTKELKNLLDEFCVL
- the LOC126768781 gene encoding 2-oxoglutarate dehydrogenase complex component E1 isoform X4 codes for the protein MHRARVILQASNKIGNSERFASWLLNKPQAAAVTVQANRLKSSTAAEPFLNGSSSAYVETMYNAWLTDPNSVHASWDAFFRNATNGAQPGVAYTPPPNLAPYSKNEVPLTSLVPASGGMPSIAAGSPINEKIIDDHLAVQAIIRSYQSRGHLAARLDPLGISTGDPAASAHWHGGLRAFAGEVIRGHHIAKLDPLDIANYKLPAGKNPREVIHNSYRFDEADMDRVFKLPSTTFIGEKEKALPLREILNRLEEAYCNNIGIEFMFINSLEQCNWIRQRMEPPNVTKMSPDQKRLILARLTRSTGFENFLAKKWSSEKRFGLEGCEILIPAMKQVIDTSTRLGVESIIMGMPHRGRLNVLANVCRKPLHQLFTQFAGLEAEDDGSGDVKYHLGTYIERLNRVTNKNIRLAVCANPSHLEAVDPVVQGKTRAEQFYRGDNEGKKVMSILLHGDAAFAGQGVVFETMHLSDLPAYTTHGTVHIVVNNQIGFTTDPRHSRSSAYCTDVARVVNAPIFHVNGDSPEAVMHVCNVAAEWRATFHKDVVIDIVSYRRNGHNEVDEPMFTQPLMYQKIRNTKPVLEIYADRLIAEGVVTAEEVKDVKDKYEKICEDAYNQAKQETHIKYKDWLDSPWSGFFEGKDPLKMSPTGVVEETLVHIGKRFSSPPPNAAEFEIHKGLLRILKARMEMVENRTVDWALAEAMAFGSLLKEGIHVRLSGEDVERGTFSHRHHVLHHQKVDKATYCPLAHLYPDQAPYTVCNSSLSEYGVLGFEVGYSVTNPNALVLWEAQFGDFNNVAQCIIDQFISSGQAKWVRQSGIVLLQPHGMEGMGPEHSSARLERFLQMSSDDPDYMPPESPDYEVRQLHDCNWVVANCSTPASLFHILRRQIALPFRKPLILMTPKSLLRHPECKSSFDEMRDGTSFKRLIPEAGPAADNAAQVRKVAFCSGRVYYDLLKHRRDRGLEKDIAIVRLEQISPFPYDLIKAEIAKYPNAQLVWSQEEHKNMGAWSYVEPRFRTLLQNQKQISYNGRATAASPATGSKAAHTKELKNLLDEFCVL
- the LOC126768781 gene encoding 2-oxoglutarate dehydrogenase complex component E1 isoform X2; its protein translation is MHRARVILQASNKIGNSERFASWLLNKPQAAAVTVQANRLKSSTAAEPFLNGSSSAYVETMYNAWLTDPNSVHASWDAFFRNATNGAQPGVAYTPPPNLAPYSKNEVPLTSLVPASGGMPSIAAGSPINEKIIDDHLAVQAIIRSYQARGHLAADVDPLGIKTANLPELGMRAPRSELIMRKYFNFDEADMDRVFKLPSTTFIGEKEKALPLREILNRLEEAYCNNIGIEFMFINSLEQCNWIRQRMEPPNVTKMSPDQKRLILARLTRSTGFENFLAKKWSSEKRFGLEGCEILIPAMKQVIDTSTRLGVESIIMGMPHRGRLNVLANVCRKPLHQLFTQFAGLEAEDDGSGDVKYHLGTYIERLNRVTNKNIRLAVCANPSHLEAVDPVVQGKTRAEQFYRGDNEGKKVMSILLHGDAAFAGQGVVFETMHLSDLPAYTTHGTVHIVVNNQIGFTTDPRHSRSSAYCTDVARVVNAPIFHVNGDSPEAVMHVCNVAAEWRATFHKDVVIDIVSYRRNGHNEVDEPMFTQPLMYQKIRNTKPVLEIYADRLIAEGVVTAEEVKDVKDKYEKICEDAYNQAKQETHIKYKDWLDSPWSGFFEGKDPLKMSPTGVVEETLVHIGKRFSSPPPNAAEFEIHKGLLRILKARMEMVENRTVDWALAEAMAFGSLLKEGIHVRLSGEDVERGTFSHRHHVLHHQKVDKATYCPLAHLYPDQAPYTVCNSSLSEYGVLGFEVGYSVTNPNALVLWEAQFGDFNNVAQCIIDQFISSGQAKWVRQSGIVLLQPHGMEGMGPEHSSARLERFLQMSSDDPDYMPPESPDYEVRQLHDCNWVVANCSTPASLFHILRRQIALPFRKPLILMTPKSLLRHPECKSSFDEMRDGTSFKRLIPEAGPAADNAAQVRKVAFCSGRVYYDLLKHRRDRGLEKDIAIVRLEQISPFPYDLIKAEIAKYPNAQLVWSQEEHKNMGAWSYVEPRFRTLLQNQKQISYNGRATAASPATGSKAAHTKELKNLLDEFCVL
- the LOC126768781 gene encoding 2-oxoglutarate dehydrogenase complex component E1 isoform X1 — translated: MHRARVILQASNKIGNSERFASWLLNKPQAAAVTVQANRLKSSTAAEPFLNGSSSAYVETMYNAWLTDPNSVHASWDAFFRNATNGAQPGVAYTPPPNLAPYSKNEVPLTSLVPASGGMPSIAAGSPINEKIIDDHLAVQAIIRSYQSRGHLAARLDPLGISTGDPAASAHWHGGLRAFAGEVVIRQHVRFDEADMDRVFKLPSTTFIGEKEKALPLREILNRLEEAYCNNIGIEFMFINSLEQCNWIRQRMEPPNVTKMSPDQKRLILARLTRSTGFENFLAKKWSSEKRFGLEGCEILIPAMKQVIDTSTRLGVESIIMGMPHRGRLNVLANVCRKPLHQLFTQFAGLEAEDDGSGDVKYHLGTYIERLNRVTNKNIRLAVCANPSHLEAVDPVVQGKTRAEQFYRGDNEGKKVMSILLHGDAAFAGQGVVFETMHLSDLPAYTTHGTVHIVVNNQIGFTTDPRHSRSSAYCTDVARVVNAPIFHVNGDSPEAVMHVCNVAAEWRATFHKDVVIDIVSYRRNGHNEVDEPMFTQPLMYQKIRNTKPVLEIYADRLIAEGVVTAEEVKDVKDKYEKICEDAYNQAKQETHIKYKDWLDSPWSGFFEGKDPLKMSPTGVVEETLVHIGKRFSSPPPNAAEFEIHKGLLRILKARMEMVENRTVDWALAEAMAFGSLLKEGIHVRLSGEDVERGTFSHRHHVLHHQKVDKATYCPLAHLYPDQAPYTVCNSSLSEYGVLGFEVGYSVTNPNALVLWEAQFGDFNNVAQCIIDQFISSGQAKWVRQSGIVLLQPHGMEGMGPEHSSARLERFLQMSSDDPDYMPPESPDYEVRQLHDCNWVVANCSTPASLFHILRRQIALPFRKPLILMTPKSLLRHPECKSSFDEMRDGTSFKRLIPEAGPAADNAAQVRKVAFCSGRVYYDLLKHRRDRGLEKDIAIVRLEQISPFPYDLIKAEIAKYPNAQLVWSQEEHKNMGAWSYVEPRFRTLLQNQKQISYNGRATAASPATGSKAAHTKELKNLLDEFCVL